Proteins co-encoded in one Bremerella sp. TYQ1 genomic window:
- a CDS encoding DUF1588 domain-containing protein produces the protein MIRLDSISALLLCLTLPAVVHGEKYTPGQGVNQSFEQIGQPFLVNHCVDCHGESDPEAGFSLSDIGPIDEVNSDAWTAVWAQVALQEMPPRDMPQPEIVERLRFSEWIVGELKRTLKDKGGFHVDRDPNKGNFVNHQLLFGKLPEGIQLQPTSSPARLWRVTPQEHITRLNELINREPEFDPAKPGLRTHGDMVPTNHGGELKLYFGIDRIIKWQGGTVAYATAVKSVPVALSSARDHGLENYPHFYTVNSAEATQIIGVAEDIIGYMAYGPLSIAEPYQITDNPNSIKDKMQGDLRGLPTSLVYSTKEMRPLTPIRDLMESEEVTDESLRESVDFLFEALTFRPPSAEESDAYLAIVKQSIAKLGKEDGVVLGLSSIFLDRDALFRPELVEAGQPDRYGRVMLQDWELGLAVNHALRYIKPDAELKAAIVEGRMRTKEDVKREVERMLADDTIRKPRILQFFRDYFDYDLGGYICKDTKALADTGALNGQAHYSAMFDATASTDRLVELILEEDQEVLKQLLTTKKVIAANKDSTYFGERRSDKETAQAAAEARKVYNAEIAAWKKANPDKMPPAALVRKFRNANHKVEEAELSGPEIYARVGRRSFGSGSLKPERVLSTVPEGQRLGILTHPSWLVSHSDAMDNHAIRRGKWIQERLLGGGIPDVPITVDAMLPDEPHHTLRERMRVTQETYCWTCHQKMDPLGLPFEMYNHAGIYRESELGKPVETYGAIINSGVPELDGDVADAIELIEKIAASERAEQVFVRHAFRFWMGRNETLNDAPVLQAAHQAYRENGGSMKALLTSLLTSDAFLYRTREYPANGSQN, from the coding sequence ATGATCCGGCTCGATTCCATTTCGGCACTGCTTCTTTGCTTGACCCTACCTGCGGTCGTTCACGGCGAGAAATACACGCCGGGTCAGGGCGTCAATCAAAGCTTTGAACAGATTGGCCAGCCGTTTCTCGTGAATCACTGCGTCGATTGCCACGGAGAGTCCGATCCAGAAGCGGGCTTCTCGCTCAGCGATATCGGCCCGATCGACGAAGTGAACTCCGATGCGTGGACGGCGGTGTGGGCCCAAGTCGCACTGCAAGAGATGCCGCCGCGTGATATGCCGCAGCCAGAAATTGTCGAACGGCTTCGGTTCTCGGAATGGATCGTTGGCGAACTCAAGCGAACGCTCAAAGACAAAGGCGGCTTCCATGTCGATCGTGATCCTAACAAAGGAAATTTTGTCAATCATCAGTTGCTCTTTGGAAAGCTGCCGGAAGGGATTCAGCTGCAGCCAACCTCTTCGCCTGCTCGACTGTGGCGGGTAACGCCCCAGGAACATATCACTCGCTTGAACGAGTTGATCAATCGTGAGCCAGAATTCGATCCCGCAAAGCCCGGTCTTCGCACGCACGGAGACATGGTTCCGACCAATCATGGCGGCGAACTGAAGCTTTACTTTGGCATCGACCGCATCATCAAGTGGCAAGGAGGAACGGTCGCCTATGCCACTGCGGTGAAGAGTGTTCCTGTCGCGTTGTCTTCGGCACGCGACCATGGGCTCGAAAATTACCCTCACTTTTATACGGTCAACAGTGCCGAGGCGACTCAAATCATTGGCGTCGCCGAAGACATTATTGGCTACATGGCCTATGGTCCTTTGAGCATCGCCGAGCCGTATCAGATTACCGACAATCCCAATTCGATCAAAGACAAGATGCAGGGAGATTTGCGAGGGCTGCCGACGTCGCTGGTTTACAGCACCAAGGAAATGCGGCCGCTGACTCCCATTCGTGATTTGATGGAGAGCGAAGAAGTTACCGATGAAAGCCTCCGAGAATCGGTCGATTTCCTTTTCGAGGCGTTGACGTTTCGCCCACCATCGGCGGAAGAATCGGACGCGTACCTCGCGATTGTTAAGCAATCGATTGCCAAGCTAGGGAAAGAAGATGGCGTGGTATTAGGTTTGTCGTCGATCTTCCTCGACCGAGATGCGTTGTTTCGACCTGAATTGGTAGAAGCTGGCCAGCCAGATCGTTACGGCCGTGTAATGTTGCAAGACTGGGAGCTTGGCCTCGCCGTGAATCATGCGCTGCGTTACATCAAACCAGATGCCGAGCTGAAAGCGGCCATCGTCGAAGGGCGGATGCGAACGAAAGAGGACGTCAAGCGAGAAGTCGAACGCATGCTGGCAGACGATACGATTCGCAAGCCACGCATCTTGCAGTTCTTTCGGGATTACTTCGACTACGACTTGGGCGGATACATTTGCAAGGATACCAAAGCCCTGGCCGATACTGGGGCGCTCAATGGCCAGGCACACTACTCGGCCATGTTCGATGCGACCGCAAGTACCGACCGACTTGTCGAACTGATTCTGGAAGAGGATCAAGAGGTTCTCAAGCAACTTCTTACGACGAAGAAAGTGATTGCCGCGAATAAGGACAGCACCTATTTCGGCGAGCGGCGATCTGATAAAGAAACGGCCCAGGCAGCGGCAGAGGCTCGCAAAGTCTACAACGCGGAGATCGCCGCGTGGAAGAAAGCCAATCCCGATAAGATGCCGCCGGCCGCGTTGGTCCGGAAGTTTCGGAACGCCAATCACAAAGTAGAGGAAGCAGAATTGTCAGGCCCTGAGATCTATGCTCGTGTCGGTCGACGCAGCTTCGGAAGCGGGTCGCTAAAGCCGGAACGCGTTCTTTCGACCGTCCCTGAAGGGCAGCGATTGGGGATTTTAACGCACCCCAGCTGGCTTGTCTCGCACTCGGATGCCATGGACAACCATGCCATTCGACGAGGGAAATGGATTCAAGAACGGCTCCTCGGCGGAGGCATTCCGGACGTGCCGATTACGGTCGATGCCATGCTACCGGACGAGCCACATCATACGCTGCGTGAACGAATGCGGGTCACCCAAGAGACGTACTGCTGGACTTGTCATCAGAAGATGGATCCGCTGGGTTTGCCGTTCGAGATGTATAACCACGCGGGGATTTACCGCGAATCAGAACTTGGCAAACCGGTCGAAACCTACGGCGCGATTATCAATTCTGGAGTGCCGGAGCTTGATGGCGACGTTGCCGATGCGATCGAGTTGATCGAAAAGATTGCCGCAAGCGAGCGTGCGGAGCAAGTCTTTGTGCGGCATGCGTTTCGGTTCTGGATGGGACGCAACGAAACGCTGAATGACGCTCCGGTGCTGCAAGCGGCACATCAAGCTTATCGAGAAAACGGGGGCAGCATGAAGGCGCTGCTCACGTCACTGCTGACGTCCGACGCGTTCCTTTATCGAACGCGAGAATACCCTGCGAATGGTTCGCAAAACTAG
- a CDS encoding TolC family protein: MATTKRISSHGLGYRKGQEQGCCETEGQATEVGFVGIVVLALSAAFAISGCRTASPSPPEYAEQQPQLSLQNVDEAPQPSSYKQNSSEFQYVSYDEELPGRANTPSNLELVPLEEIQPSPLNMQDVLTAVQASYPLLRSAYLSRAVAAGQNTSAWGEFDLKLKGSSISRPEGFYETYRQAVSMEKPLFSGGYLYSGYRLGEGNFPPWYGERQTNGGGEFAAGVGIPLLKGRAIDKRRAELFKAELEQQRVEPEIRAQLIEFSRVASIYYWDWVAAGQARDAQKGLLTLAQQRVQNIQKRIELGDLKPITRINNEQLIASRETKVIESERKLQSAAIKLSLFFRDPAGEPLLPHESLLPDGFPAQELPTTEALADASDTAIAASPLLAELDWQIRQNRVDLQQAENSVLPKLDAQLYASKDIGDPTSSKGDKTPFELELGLFGEVPLQRREAFGKITSTQAKLQQLSAKRQFTADKTIAAVQDAVSALINAKERIARAEQNVSLADEALKLARIQFDAGDIDLVELNIYEQATTDARIIEISAKADFFKAMADYRAALNVTP; encoded by the coding sequence ATGGCGACAACTAAACGGATTTCCTCCCACGGCCTCGGATACCGAAAAGGCCAAGAGCAAGGATGCTGCGAAACCGAAGGTCAAGCTACCGAAGTAGGTTTCGTTGGGATCGTCGTGCTTGCGTTGAGCGCCGCATTCGCCATCTCTGGATGCCGTACCGCTTCGCCAAGCCCGCCGGAATATGCCGAGCAGCAACCACAGCTCTCCTTACAAAACGTCGACGAAGCACCACAGCCGTCATCGTACAAACAGAACTCGTCCGAGTTCCAATATGTTTCGTACGATGAAGAGCTGCCGGGCCGCGCGAACACGCCTTCTAATCTAGAGCTTGTTCCGCTGGAAGAGATCCAGCCGTCGCCGCTTAACATGCAAGACGTGCTGACCGCGGTGCAAGCTTCCTATCCATTGCTGCGAAGCGCGTACCTGAGCCGGGCCGTTGCCGCGGGGCAAAACACCTCGGCCTGGGGCGAATTCGACTTGAAGCTGAAAGGCTCGTCGATCTCCCGCCCGGAAGGGTTTTACGAAACCTACCGCCAAGCCGTCTCGATGGAGAAACCACTCTTCTCCGGCGGCTATCTCTACAGTGGCTATCGCCTCGGCGAAGGCAACTTTCCGCCATGGTACGGAGAACGACAAACTAACGGTGGCGGCGAATTCGCCGCTGGCGTGGGGATTCCACTTCTCAAAGGTCGCGCCATCGACAAACGCCGCGCCGAGTTGTTCAAAGCTGAACTGGAACAGCAACGCGTCGAGCCCGAAATTCGTGCTCAGCTCATCGAATTCAGCCGAGTCGCTTCGATTTATTACTGGGACTGGGTTGCCGCCGGACAGGCTCGCGACGCCCAGAAAGGCCTACTCACGCTGGCCCAACAGCGCGTGCAGAACATTCAAAAGCGAATCGAACTGGGCGACTTGAAACCGATCACTCGCATCAACAACGAACAGCTGATCGCTTCCCGCGAAACGAAGGTGATCGAGTCGGAGCGAAAACTGCAAAGCGCCGCAATCAAGCTTTCGCTCTTCTTCCGCGATCCTGCCGGCGAGCCACTGCTGCCGCACGAATCGCTGCTGCCCGATGGCTTTCCAGCGCAAGAGCTTCCCACGACCGAGGCCCTTGCCGATGCCTCCGATACGGCGATTGCCGCTTCGCCGCTGCTTGCCGAGCTGGACTGGCAGATACGTCAAAACCGAGTCGACTTGCAGCAAGCCGAGAACTCGGTCTTACCGAAACTGGACGCTCAGTTGTACGCCTCGAAAGATATCGGCGACCCGACAAGTTCTAAAGGTGATAAGACACCGTTCGAGTTAGAACTTGGTTTGTTCGGCGAAGTTCCGCTACAACGTCGTGAAGCATTCGGCAAGATTACTTCAACGCAAGCGAAGCTTCAGCAACTTTCCGCGAAGCGTCAATTCACCGCCGACAAAACGATCGCCGCGGTTCAAGATGCCGTCTCGGCTTTGATCAACGCCAAAGAACGTATTGCCCGAGCCGAGCAAAATGTCAGCCTGGCAGATGAAGCGTTGAAGCTGGCGAGAATTCAGTTCGATGCCGGCGACATCGATCTCGTAGAACTCAATATCTACGAGCAAGCGACCACCGATGCCAGGATTATTGAGATTTCTGCCAAAGCAGATTTCTTCAAAGCGATGGCCGACTACCGAGCCGCACTCAACGTGACGCCATAG